The sequence TCTTGGAAAAGACCCCCACCAGATCAACAATCTAGCGGGCGACCCGGGATATGCAGGGACGCTCGGGAAACTCCGCGATCAGCTCATGGCCGAGCTGGCAAAAGACAAGGATCCGCGGCTTACGGATGCCTTCGACAAGCCGCCCTACCTGGACAAGACGCGGAAGTAGCTCACTTCGTTCCGGGAAGCTTGGCGCCGGTTTTTTCGAACCACGCCAGCAAGTCATCGAGAAGCTCGTCGCGCTTGGCGGTGTTTTCGTTGGAGAGGTTGTTCCGCTCGCCGATGTCCTCGCTGAGGTTGTAGAGTTCGACCGCATCGTTGGAGGCGAGTTTTTCGCGCCCGCCGTCGAGCAGCCATTCCTCGTGATAGAGGTGCAGCTTCCAGTCGCCCTTGCGGATCACGCTGACGGGGCGGGTGCGGAAGACTTCGTCACGGCCTCTCGTCACCGGTCTGTCGAGATAGCCGGGGAAATGCCAGAAGATCGCGCCGCGCTCCAGTTCCCCGCCTGCGCAAAGGGCTTTGAGGCTCTCTCCGTCCAGGATCTTCCCTTCGGGGATTTCTGCGCCTGCGGCATCGGCGAAGGTGGGAAAGAGGTCGATGTTCAGGACAGGCACCGAGGTTTTGCTCCCCGGCTTCGTCACCCCGGGCCAGCGGACGATGAAGGGCTCGCGGATGCCGCCTTCGTAGTAGCAGCCTTTGTTGCCCCTCAGAGGTTCCTGGGATGACTGGCCCGTTCCTCCGTTGTCCGAGGTGAAAACCACGATCGTGTTGTCGGCGATGCCGAGCTCATCGAGCTTGTCTAGAAGGATGCCCACTCCCTCATCCAGATCCTTGGTGCAGGCCGCGTAGAGCGGATCGCTGTGTTGCTTGCCGGGTGCCTTTTCCTTGAAATGCCCGAAGGTCTCCTTCTTTGACTCAAGCGCGGTGTGGATCGCGTGGTGAGACATGTATGCGAAGAACGGCTTCCCTGCCTTCGCGCTCTTTTCCATGAACTCCGAAGCCTCGCGCGCCATCGAGAAAATACCCTTCGGATCTTCCTGTATCTTTCCTTTCGAGTCGTTCGGGCTCTTTCCTTTCGCGGAGTCGTAGTAAACCCCGAATCCCTGCTCCGTGGGTTTGCAGCCTTCGGGGCCGGTGAGGTGCCACTTTCCGAAGATCGCAGTTGCATAGCCGGCGGATTGGAGGGCATCCGCCAGCGAGAACTCCTTGGCGGGGATTCCGGATTTGTTAGGCACCGGCACGAGCCGCATCAGGTTCTTCGGCCCGCGATCCGTGCTCTTCACCGCGTATACGTCGTGCCGGGGAGTATATTGGCCGGAGATCAGGCAGGCGCGGGACGGTTGGCAGTTTCCCGCAGCGGAGTAGCCGTCGGTGAAGGTCATCCCGGATTTCGCGAGGGCGTCGATGCGCGGGGTCTCGTAGAAATCGGTGCCTTGGTATCCCACGTCCTTCCAGCCGAGGTCGTCGGCGAAGATGAAGAGGATGTTGGGCTTATCCGCGCAGTTCGCGGCGGAAACCAGGGCGATGGCGAGCAGAATGGTCTTCACGGGTTCGGATGGTTCCAGAGGCGGTGGGGGTCGTCGAGCCGTTTCATCTCGGAAAGTAGCAGGGCTTCCATTTCCGCGAGTTTGGCGGCGTGTTCGGGGCTTTCGGCGAGGTCGGTGAGTTTTGGGTCGCCCTTGCCGTGCTCGGGGAGGAATTCGTTGGGGTTTTCGGCGAGGTTGAAGAGTTGTGTCTCGCGGACTTTGCCATCGAGGACATCATATTTGATGAGTTTCCAATCGCCCTTTTTCACACATCGCATCCCGGGCTTGGTGCCGCCGCAATAGGTTCCGTAGAGGGTTTCGCGGACGGCTTGTTTTTCGCCGGTGAGGACGGTCTTGAAGGATAGCCCCTCGCTAGTTTCCGGGGCGGGGATGCCGGCGAGGTCGCAGAGGGTGGCGAGGGTGTCGAGCAGGTAGATGTTGCCGGGTGCGCGGCCTTGTCTCACCCCGGGGCCCATGACGAGGTAGGGGACGCGGAAGGTGTGCTCGTAGAGGTTCTGTTTCCCCTGCAGGCCGTGGCGGCCGATGGCCATGCCGTGGTCGGCGGTGTAGATGACATAGGTGTTTTCCAGCTCGCCCATGGCCTCCAGCTTGTCGAGCACGCGGCCGATCTGGATGTCGATGTTTTCCGAACAGGCGAACTCGCGGCCGATCTCGTTGCGGATGGTGCGCTCGTCGCGGTTTTCCCAGACACCGGAGACGGAGACCTCATCGCGCAGGCCGGGATGGCCATGGGGGAAGGGGTGTTCCGCCAGCCAATTGACGGGCAGGGCGGGCTGCTTCGAATTCGCGGCGGGGAGGGATTTCTTGTCGGTGTGGTTGGTGGCTCCGTATTTTTCCAGGAGCGGCGGGGTGCCGTCGCGGACATCGTGGGGGTGGGAGAATCCGTAGTAGATGAGGAAAGGTTTTTTGGCCTCCTGTTTCTCGCGGCCGGCGAGGTAGTCCATGACCCGGTCGCCGTGCCACTCGCTGCCGCTCTCGGCGGTGCCGCCGCGCTTGGTGGCGTCGTTGCGGATCTGGAATCTCCTGTTGGCCGGCTCGTAGGAGTTGCCCTGCTTGCAGGTGCGGACAGTCTCGTACCCGGCATTGTTGAAAACGACGGGGAGGGTGGATTCCTCGATGCCCTTCGGGATGAGGCCGTCGGTTTTCTTTTTCCCCGCTGCGCGGGGGATGTGCCAGACGGTGCGGCCGGTCATGATCATGGTGCGCGATGGCATGCAGACGGCTCCGGACCAGGATCCCATCTGGTGGGCGGCATCGAGCACCATGCCCTCGCGGGCGATGCGGTCGATGTTGGGGGTTTCGAGGATGGATTCCGGATCGTAGGCCCTGAGGTCGAAGGGCGACTGATCATCGACGAGGATGAAGAGGAAATTGGGCTTCTCCGGCGCTGCGGAAAGGCCGGGGAGCGAGAGGGCAAGTGAGGCCAGGCAAGCGGGAAGGGTTTTCATGGGAATGGATACTTCGGGGCGGAGGTGGTTTTAGCAAGGTTGTCCGTGGATGCGCTTCCCGGCGTTCCTTTGCTATAACATGGGTTGGAATACACCTATGGTTACGACCGAAAAATCACCTCCATTGGGGAATTCCGCAGGCATCATCCTGCCCAAGGAGCTTTTGGAGAAACTCCTGGTTTCCAAGGGGGGATGTGCTGACCGTCACCGAGACGCCCGTTGGGATCAAACTGAGTCCATTTGACCGGGATTTCGCCACGTCGATGTCGGTGGCCGAGGAGATCATGCGTGAGGAAAGGGATGTGTTGAGGAAACTCGCGCAGTGAAAACTCCGCCCTTGGATTTCGAACCGAAATGGATCACTCCTGCAATTACCCTCGCCGCCGGTGAGATCACGGAGGAGGAGTTCAAGGCCTGGCTACGCGAAACCCCGCCAGTTCCTGAGCGTTTTCCGATCATCCCCCTTTGACAATCCCCCGCCCTCGCCCCACGCTGCCGCCGAAAGCACTTTTCCAGAAATATCATGTCCTACGATCTCATTGTCATTGGTGGCGGCCCGGCCGGTTATGTTGCAGCAATCCGCGCGGCCCAGCACGGGAAAAAAGTCGCCTGCGTCGAAGCGGACCGCGCAGGCGGAACCTGCCTGAACTGGGGCTGCATCCCGACCAAGGCGCTGCTAAAGAACGCCGAGCTCTATCAGACGCTCATGCACAAGGCCGGCGAGATGGGGCTCCAGATCCAGGGGCTTTCCTATGACTGGAGCACTGTCGTCGGGCGTTCGCGCAAGGTTTCCGACAAGCTCGCGGGCGGCATCGAGTTCCTGTTCAAGAAGAACAAGGTCGATTACATCAAGGGTCACGGCTCCATCGAGGGCGAGGGCAAGGTGGGAGTGAAAGCCGCCGACGGCTCCACGCAGACCCTCGAGGGCGCGAACATCATCATCGCCACCGGCTGCAAATCCCGCCCGCTGCCGCCGCTTCCTTTCAACGGGAAATCGGTGATCGGCTCGAAGGAGGCGATGGTGCTCGCCGAGCAGCCGAAGGAGATGATCATCATCGGCGCGGGCGCGATCGGCGTCGAGTTCGCCTACATCTACAACGCCTTCGGCACCAAGGTCACGCTTGTCGAGATGCTGCCCAACGTCCTCCCCGTGGAGGACACGGAGGTCGGCGAGGCGCTTGAGAAATCCCTCACCAAACAGGGCATCCGCTGCCTCGTGAACACGAAGGTCACCGCCACCAAGGATCTCGGCGACCGCGTCGAGATCACCGTCGAGGGGCCGAAGGAGAACGGGACGATTTCCGCCGATGTCTGCCTCGTCGCGATCGGCATCCAGCCCGTCCTTCCCGGCGGCGTCCAGCCGGAGCTCACCGAGCGCGGCTACATCAAGATCGGCGACCGATACGAGACCAATCTCCCGGGCGTCTATGCGATCGGCGATATCAACGGCCCGCCGTGGCTCGCCCACGTCGCTTCCTTCGAGGCGTTCCAGTGCGTCGACGGCCTTTTCGTGGACGGCCACAAGCCGCGCAAGGTCACCAATTTCCCTGGCTGCACCTACTGCCACCCGCAGGTCGCCTCGGTTGGAAAAACGGAACGCGCACTCAAGGAGGAGGGTGTCGAATATGTCGTCGGGAAAATCCCCTTCGTCGCGATCGGCAAGGCGGTCGCCGCGGGCGAGACAGATGGCTTTGCGAAGCTCCTCTACGGCAAGAAGCACGGCGAGTTGCTCGGCGCGCACATCATCGGCGATAACGCCACCGAGCTCATCGCCGAGATGGGGCTGGCCCTCGACCAGGAGCTGACCATCGACGAGATCCACGCGACCATCCACGCCCACCCGACCATGTCGGAGGTGATCCACGAGGCCACCCTCGCGGCGGAAGGCCACGCGATCCATTTCTGATCAGGAGACGATGCCCTCCGCCGTCTCCTGCTTCAGCCGGAGCTGGCCGCAGGCGGCGTCGATGTCGTGGCCTTTCTCGATGCGGAGGGTGGCGGTGACGCCGGCGTTTTTCAGGACATCCTGGAAGGCGCGGCAGTGGGAGAGGGCGGGGCGCTCCCATTCGAGGCCTTCGACGGTGTTGTAGGGGATCAGGTTCACCTTTGCGCCGATATTGCGGGCGTGGCGGGCGAGGATGGCGGCCTGGGTGAGGTCGTCGTTGACGCCCTTGATGAGGATGTATTCGAGGGTGAGTTTTTGTTTTTTGGTGGAGTTCCAATGGGCGAGCGCATCCATCAGCTCGGCCACGGGATATTTTTTATTCACCGGCATGATGCGGTTCCGGACTTCGTCGGTGGCTCCGTGGAAGGAAATGGCGAGGCGGATCTGCTGGGGGTGATCGGCGAGTTTCCTGATCTGCGGGGCGAGGCCGGAGGTGGAGATGGTCAGGTGACGTGCGCCAAGGTGGAGGGTTTCCGGGCCGGTGATGAGGGCGATGGCCTGCATTAGGTTTTCGAAGTTCGCCATCGGTTCGCCCATGCCCATGAAGACGAGGCTGTCCACGCGCTCGCCGGAGATCTGCTCGGCGGCGAGGACTTGGCCTGCGATTTCCGCGGCATCGAGGTTCCGCGTGTAGCCGGCGAGTCCTGAGGCGCAGAATTTGCAGCCGTAGGCGCAGCCGACCTGTGAGGACACGCAGAGGGTGCGGCGGTCGGATTTCTCGCCGTAGAGCGCAGGGTTCGCGGGGATGAGGACGGACTCGATGTAGCGCCCGTCGTGGAGGCGGAAGAGAAACTTCCGCGTGGTGTCCTCGCTGCCCTGGGTCTTGGCGTGGGCGAGGGCGGTGATGCGGAAGGAGGCGGCGAGCTTTTCCCGCAACGGGGCGGGGAGGTTGGTCATTTCATCGTATGATATGACCTTTTTTTTCCACACCCAATCGAGGATCTGCTTCGCCCGGAAGGCTGGCTCTCCCTGCTCTGCAAGCCATGTGGAGAGTGTCTCCGTGGAGACGCCAGGAAGGGCGGGTAGAGGGGCGGCGGTCATGGACACGGGGAAGCCTGTCACCTGCGCAAAGCGGAGTCGAACCGGAAATCGGCGCGGCGGCGGCTTCAGGAGTCCGCGAACCGCGTTTCAACGATCTCCTTCGAGACCATTTTTTCCGCCTCGAACACGAATTTCCCGAGCAGGCTTTTCCCGCCGAGAACGAGCGGCAACCAATGGATGTCGTCCTCCCACATCCTTGCGTATGGGATGTCACCCAGCGGCACCCACAGGGGGGCGGCCTCTTCCGTTTCCGTCGGAGTCCCGGAGAAATCGCCGCCTATGAATACGTGGCAGAGGATGCTCGGGTAATCGGACATCTGGAACCACAGCTCGGCCACCTTGCGCGCTTCCCTGACGGAAATGTGGAGCTCTTCCTCCGTCTCCCGCACCGCGCATTGCAGCGGCGTCTCGCCCGGATCGATCTTGCCGCCGGGGCCGTTTACCTTGCCTGCACCGTGGCCGCGTTTTTTTTCGATGAGCAGGATCTCGCCTCCCCGCACGACGAACATCAGCGTCGCCGCGATCTCGCCCCGCCAGCCTGTCCAATCGAATCCGCTCACAGCCGTGAACCCTGCGTGAAATGCGGGGCTTGTCCAGCCGTGGCTTGCGCGGCATCCGATGCAAAAACGCAATTTGATTAGAGTTATTTGAATGTCACATGACGGTGAACATATGGAGACTCCTGATTTTTCCGATGGTTCACATAATCCGCAACACGTTGATTTTCATGGGATTGCGAATCCTGGATCCGGCATTCCGTAATTTCCGGAAATTCAGCAAAAGCTAAGCAGGCGGGATGAACTGGCCAGGTTTCTGCATTTGGACACTAGTTGTGCGGTTGCACTAGTAATCACCCCCCACCCCCTACCCCCCATGAAACACCTAGCCATCATTACGGCTGCTGTCGCAGCATCCGCCGGATTTGCCTCCGCGCAATCAACGATAGTTCAGACCAAGTCATTCAGCGGAGTGCCC comes from Akkermansiaceae bacterium and encodes:
- the lpdA gene encoding dihydrolipoyl dehydrogenase; translation: MSYDLIVIGGGPAGYVAAIRAAQHGKKVACVEADRAGGTCLNWGCIPTKALLKNAELYQTLMHKAGEMGLQIQGLSYDWSTVVGRSRKVSDKLAGGIEFLFKKNKVDYIKGHGSIEGEGKVGVKAADGSTQTLEGANIIIATGCKSRPLPPLPFNGKSVIGSKEAMVLAEQPKEMIIIGAGAIGVEFAYIYNAFGTKVTLVEMLPNVLPVEDTEVGEALEKSLTKQGIRCLVNTKVTATKDLGDRVEITVEGPKENGTISADVCLVAIGIQPVLPGGVQPELTERGYIKIGDRYETNLPGVYAIGDINGPPWLAHVASFEAFQCVDGLFVDGHKPRKVTNFPGCTYCHPQVASVGKTERALKEEGVEYVVGKIPFVAIGKAVAAGETDGFAKLLYGKKHGELLGAHIIGDNATELIAEMGLALDQELTIDEIHATIHAHPTMSEVIHEATLAAEGHAIHF
- a CDS encoding sulfatase, which encodes MEPSEPVKTILLAIALVSAANCADKPNILFIFADDLGWKDVGYQGTDFYETPRIDALAKSGMTFTDGYSAAGNCQPSRACLISGQYTPRHDVYAVKSTDRGPKNLMRLVPVPNKSGIPAKEFSLADALQSAGYATAIFGKWHLTGPEGCKPTEQGFGVYYDSAKGKSPNDSKGKIQEDPKGIFSMAREASEFMEKSAKAGKPFFAYMSHHAIHTALESKKETFGHFKEKAPGKQHSDPLYAACTKDLDEGVGILLDKLDELGIADNTIVVFTSDNGGTGQSSQEPLRGNKGCYYEGGIREPFIVRWPGVTKPGSKTSVPVLNIDLFPTFADAAGAEIPEGKILDGESLKALCAGGELERGAIFWHFPGYLDRPVTRGRDEVFRTRPVSVIRKGDWKLHLYHEEWLLDGGREKLASNDAVELYNLSEDIGERNNLSNENTAKRDELLDDLLAWFEKTGAKLPGTK
- a CDS encoding 8-oxo-dGTP diphosphatase yields the protein MFVVRGGEILLIEKKRGHGAGKVNGPGGKIDPGETPLQCAVRETEEELHISVREARKVAELWFQMSDYPSILCHVFIGGDFSGTPTETEEAAPLWVPLGDIPYARMWEDDIHWLPLVLGGKSLLGKFVFEAEKMVSKEIVETRFADS
- the rlmN gene encoding 23S rRNA (adenine(2503)-C(2))-methyltransferase RlmN, encoding MTAAPLPALPGVSTETLSTWLAEQGEPAFRAKQILDWVWKKKVISYDEMTNLPAPLREKLAASFRITALAHAKTQGSEDTTRKFLFRLHDGRYIESVLIPANPALYGEKSDRRTLCVSSQVGCAYGCKFCASGLAGYTRNLDAAEIAGQVLAAEQISGERVDSLVFMGMGEPMANFENLMQAIALITGPETLHLGARHLTISTSGLAPQIRKLADHPQQIRLAISFHGATDEVRNRIMPVNKKYPVAELMDALAHWNSTKKQKLTLEYILIKGVNDDLTQAAILARHARNIGAKVNLIPYNTVEGLEWERPALSHCRAFQDVLKNAGVTATLRIEKGHDIDAACGQLRLKQETAEGIVS
- a CDS encoding sulfatase-like hydrolase/transferase; protein product: MKTLPACLASLALSLPGLSAAPEKPNFLFILVDDQSPFDLRAYDPESILETPNIDRIAREGMVLDAAHQMGSWSGAVCMPSRTMIMTGRTVWHIPRAAGKKKTDGLIPKGIEESTLPVVFNNAGYETVRTCKQGNSYEPANRRFQIRNDATKRGGTAESGSEWHGDRVMDYLAGREKQEAKKPFLIYYGFSHPHDVRDGTPPLLEKYGATNHTDKKSLPAANSKQPALPVNWLAEHPFPHGHPGLRDEVSVSGVWENRDERTIRNEIGREFACSENIDIQIGRVLDKLEAMGELENTYVIYTADHGMAIGRHGLQGKQNLYEHTFRVPYLVMGPGVRQGRAPGNIYLLDTLATLCDLAGIPAPETSEGLSFKTVLTGEKQAVRETLYGTYCGGTKPGMRCVKKGDWKLIKYDVLDGKVRETQLFNLAENPNEFLPEHGKGDPKLTDLAESPEHAAKLAEMEALLLSEMKRLDDPHRLWNHPNP